A window of Pseudomonadales bacterium contains these coding sequences:
- the hflD gene encoding high frequency lysogenization protein HflD encodes MARSIEEQALAFAALLQFAQGVDRLARTGVVSQSNIETAVTATLCTHPASTEAVFGGLSPILPGLRLLSGWRQNGKSDEMVSTLRYAVAAIHLQGKLAAQPRMLDQIGQELVQIGRQQQLPDFDQAALVGQLSRLYQQSLSTLRFRIQVVGEPRHLQNSEIADKIRLLLFAAVRSAMLWRQLGGRPLFLLWQRRALINTADRLLQRH; translated from the coding sequence ATGGCCAGATCGATCGAGGAACAGGCCCTGGCCTTTGCCGCCCTCCTGCAGTTTGCCCAAGGGGTCGATCGCCTCGCCCGCACCGGCGTGGTCTCGCAATCGAACATCGAGACTGCCGTGACGGCGACCCTCTGCACCCATCCCGCCTCGACCGAGGCGGTGTTCGGTGGCCTCTCGCCGATCCTGCCCGGGCTGCGCCTGCTCAGTGGTTGGCGCCAGAACGGCAAGAGTGACGAGATGGTCAGTACGCTGCGCTATGCGGTGGCCGCCATCCACCTGCAGGGCAAGCTCGCGGCGCAGCCACGGATGCTCGATCAGATCGGCCAGGAGCTGGTCCAGATCGGCCGCCAGCAGCAGTTGCCCGACTTCGACCAGGCCGCACTGGTCGGTCAGCTCTCGCGGCTCTATCAGCAGAGCCTCAGCACGCTGCGCTTTCGCATCCAGGTGGTCGGCGAGCCGCGCCATCTGCAGAACAGCGAGATCGCCGACAAGATTCGCCTGCTGCTGTTCGCCGCCGTGCGCTCGGCCATGCTCTGGCGCCAGCTGGGCGGACGCCCGCTGTTTTTGCTCTGGCAGCGGCGCGCCCTGATCAACACGGCCGACCGCCTGCTCCAGCGCCACTGA